TCAGGATGCGTGTACGAGGCCGAGCTGCATCAACGCAGTCACCCCATCGTCCAGGCCGATCTCTTCTGCGATCTTGCCATGGTCGACACGAAGCACGGTCGTGCCCGTGAACCGCATCTTCCGACCAGAAGCCGCCGGAAGAGAACCGATAAGAAAGTCGTTGAAGGCAGGACCCGTGTGCGTGCCCCCGCCTACCCAGCGACCGACCACATAGTCACCCTCGGCGATGAGGTCGGCCGCGCCCGCGAAACTCAGGTCCGGGAACGCCTC
This region of Luteitalea sp. genomic DNA includes:
- a CDS encoding ester cyclase, with protein sequence MSKEQDNKALVGRWFTGFWGNPWNPRIVDELAAPNILLQYSLHAPRRGREDVKAFMIGFREAFPDLSFAGAADLIAEGDYVVGRWVGGGTHTGPAFNDFLIGSLPAASGRKMRFTGTTVLRVDHGKIAEEIGLDDGVTALMQLGLVHAS